TTTGTAAGCGGACACTTGGCTTACGAAAACGGAACTTTCAACGAGTCTAAAAAGGGTGAACGTATGCTATTTAATCGTTAAAAAATAAAACCTGCTTTTGCTTGATTACATTTCAATAACAATGCATCAGGCAAAAGTGCGTACCTTTACAGTTCATTTTGATTTACGATTTACGATTTCTAATGACAATGACTAAATGAGCTAGTGCACAAGATCATCTTTTGGGAAACTAAAATTAGCGACTAGTAAACTAAGGAACTAAAATTTAACATGGCTAAGATTTCAATTAACCTGGCAACAGGTTCATTACAAAAAGAAGATATAATTGTTGGTATCGATTTAGGTACAACAAACTCTTTGATATCCTTTATCAATCCAGACAACAAACCTCAGGTAATTAACGACTCGGGAAAGGGAATTCTTGTTCCTTCGGTTATTCACTTTGACGAAAACAATACTCCTGTTGTCGGCAACGAAGCTAAAGACTTTTTAATCTCAGACCCTCAGAACACTATTTTTTCTGTAAAAAGGTTACTAGGACGTTCTTATAAAGATATCCAAAATCATGAAGATTACTTCTCCTATAAGATTATAGATGATGATAATGATGAGAGTTTGGTAAAAATTAAAATTGGAGAAAACTATTACACGCCCATTGATCTTTCTGCCGTAATTTTAAGTGAATTGAAGGCCAGAGCCGAACACGCATTAAAAACAAAAGTAAACCGGGCTGTAATTACTGTTCCTGCTTATTTTAACGACTCGCAGAGACAGGCAACAAGAGATGCGGGCAAATTAGCTGGTTTAGATGTTCTGCGTATTGTGAATGAGCCTACTGCTGCATCTTTAGCTTACGGAATAGGATTAAGCCCCGAAGAAGAGAAAACCATTGCTGTTTATGATTTGGGCGGCGGTACTTTCGATATCTCAATCCTTAAAATTCAAAATGGCATTTTCGAAGTGTTATCTACTCATGGGAACACCTTTTTAGGTGGTGACGACTTCGACCGAGCCATTGTAGACTATTGGATTAAGCAAAATAATCTGCAAGAAAACATCCCGTATCAGGCATTAAGGTTAAAAGCCGAAGAAGCGAAGAAATCTTTTACACACCAAAATTTATTCAATGAAAAGATCGGCGATATCTTTTGTGCAATTGATAAGCAAACCTTTGAAAGCTTAATTGCTGATAAAGTAAATGAAACTTTAATTTCGTGTAAAAACGCATTAACTGATGCCGGCCTTCAAACTTCAGATATTGATGAAGTTATTATGGTTGGGGGCTCTACCAGAACCGATTTGGTAAAAAGAAAGGTAGCGGAATTTTTCGAAAAAGAAGTAAATGATGCTATTAACCCTGATGAGGTGGTATCTTTAGGCGCGGCGATACAGGCTGATGTTTTATCTGGAAACAGAAAAGATATTCTATTATTAGATGTTACTCCGCTTTCTTTAGGTATAGAAACCATGGGCGGATTAATGGACACCATCATCCCTAGAAATTCTAAAATCCCAACCAAGGCCGGACGACAATATACCACTTCTGTTGATGGCCAGGTGAATATGAAAATATCTGTTTATCAAGGCGAAAGAGATTTAGTTAAGGAAAACAGAAAATTAGCCGAATTTGATCTAAAAGGGATTCCTTCTATGCCAGCCGGCTTCCCTAAGGTTGATATTAATTTTCTATTGAACGCTGATGGTATTTTAACGGTAGAAGCCATCGAGCTACGCTCGGGAGTGAAGCAGCACATCGATGTAAAACCTACTTATGGCCTTAAAGATGAAGAGGTTGAAAAGATGTTATTGGACTCTGTATTGAACGCAAAAGATGATGTTGCACAACGTATGGTTATTGAAGCCAGAACTGAAGGCGAACAAATGGTATATACTGCCGAGCGTTTTATCGAAAAGAATACTAACTTTTTAACGAAAGATGAGATTAATGAAACTCAAAGACTAATTGCAGCATTAAAAAACGAATTAGGGAGCAACGACAAGGATAAAATTCACTCTGCTATTGATACTTTAAATGAATATACAAGACCTTTTGCTGAGCGACTGATGGATCACGCGATCTCTCATGCTATGAAGGGAAAAAGTATTGAGTAGGGAATCAAAATATAAATTAAAATGCCCGAAATTTTATAAATTTCGGGCATTTTAATTTTGCAGTCTTTTTAATTAATAGTCTGAGGCAAATAATTCTCTAAAGCGGCTTTCAGCTTAGGATCATATCCATAAACATCATCCACCCAAGTAATCCCATCTTTATCATCTGCAAAAGCAGTATAATAAGCCAAATATACTTTTACAGGATCTTTAACTTTCACCCATCTTGATTCATTATCGCTACCAGTAATTTCAGATTTCACTTTTTCACTTTCCTTCTGATCGTTTAAAAGAAAATCAACCAATTTTAAAGGTTGCTCTACCCTAACGCAACCGTGGCTAACCGCCCGGTTTTTTTCATTGAACATCTGCTTTGCTGGTGTGTCATGCAAATAAATAGCGTAAGGATTATAAAATATAAACTTAACCCTACCCAAAGAATTATCTGAACCAGGGTTCTGTTTAAAAGAATAATCATCGACACTCGCCGAACTCCAGTCTACGCTTTGTGCATTAACAGCAGCACCGGATTTATCATAAGCCACCATATTGCTTTCGTCCAGATAAGAAGGATTCTCGACTAACTTGGTCATAATTTCCTTTCCTGCTATGCTTTTAGGAATATTCCAAACCGGATTTATCTGCATTCTGTCTATGGTGCCACTTAACACAGGTGTTTCGTGGTTTTGACCATTTTTAGAGTAAGGAGGATTAGCCGTAGCGCCTACACAAACCTTCATCGCCAGTGCTTCTTTATGATTGTCATAAAGTCGCAGTTTAAATTCCGGAATATTTACCAAAATAAACTTTTCAGGGAAATCAGAGATTTTCCAGCGCAGTCTCTCCAAATTCAAAAATATCCTCTCTTTCTGATCTCCTGATAGACCCTTTTGCATCTCTGCTTGTAGTGCTGTATAAACAGCATTTTTAGGTTGCAAATCACGAAGGAAGCTGATAAGATCCATTTGTTCCAGCATCTTTTGCGATTCAATAAAATCAGGCCTTTCTATAGAATCAAAATATCTTCCATAAAGCTTTTTAGGATTTATAGCTCCATATTTTAAGATATTTGCGTAATTAATCAAACCGTCGGCACTTAAAATCTCCAACCTGGCTAACACAGGATATATTTCTTCTATTTTTTTAAATCTAGTTTTTTTAACACTGTCCAATAGGTTTGCAATATCATCTGAGTGGAAATAAACTGGATTTAAACCGTGTACTTCAGAATTCGATAAATGACCTGATAGACTGTCTAAGCCGCCATCTAGTAGAAAACTTCCTAATAGCGTGAGCCTGTTACCTTCTTCACTATAGATTTTATTTAACCATTTTGGATGATGAACCTGCCTAATTTCTTTTTTTAATTGTTCTGCAAATACGGAATAATATGCCGCGGTATCAAAATCTTTGTAGGCTTTGCTTTTAAAAGCTTTGGACAAGCTCCTTCCAAACTCTTCATGTTTGTATTTTTTACAAGACACCAAAAAAAATAGTGTAAACGACAGTAGAATAAATATATGTTTAAACTTCATAAGGATTGTTTTCATCCTCTAATACAATTAGTATGCCTGCATAATAAGTATATTAAATAGTTATTTATTTTCTCCGTAAACAACGAAATAATTACAATTAGTCATTGATTCAATCACAATACTTTATATATTTGCGGTATCTAATATTTCTCATCAAAAGGAAATTATTAAAAGAGACAAAATGAACAAGTTTTTGAACACTGTACATCATCATCTGCATCATCGCCATTTGGGCGGTGTTATATAGTATGTTTTGTACGTCAAAACGGTTTGTCATTTTATCAAAAAATCAGTCTTTTATTAATAATTTAAAATCATCTTGAAAACTTTAAAAATAGCTATCCAGAAGTCGGGAAGACTTAACGAAAAATCTGTTGAATTACTAAAAAACTGTGGTCTAAGTTTCGAAAACTATAAAAGTTCTTTAATTTCCTCTGTATCTAATTTCCCATTGGAAATCCTTTTTTTAAGGGATGATGATATTCCGGAATACGTTCAGGACGGTATCGCTGATATAGGAATAGTTGGGGAAAACGTGATACAGGAAACTCAGGTAGAGGTTGCTTATCTACAGCGCTTAGGTTTTGGAAAATGTAAGCTTAAGTTAGCTGTCCCTGTAGACAGTTCTATTAAGACGGTAAAAGATTTGGAAGGAAAGGCTATCGCTACTTCTTATCCAAATATTTTAAAGAATTTCCTTACAAAGGAAAGCATTAATGCAGATATCAAAATGATTTCAGGTTCTGTTGAGATTGCTCCGGGATTAGGATTAAGCGATGCTATTTTCGATATCGTTTCTACTGGTGGAACTTTAAAAAACAACGGGTTAAAACCTTTTCATGATGTAATTTCTTCTGAAGCCATTTTGATTGGTAGAAAAGGTGAAGAGGATGAAGAATTAATTCAGGAATTGATTCAAAGGATACAGTCTGTTCTTCGTGCTAAAGACAATAAATATATTGTGCTAAATGTAGAGCGTAAAAATCTGGAAAAAGTGACTGCCTTATTGCCGGGAGTAAAAAGTCCTTCGGTGATTGCTTTGGCTGATGAAAACTGGGTTGCTGTACACACAGTAATTCCTGAAAAGGATTTCTGGGATAGAATCAATGAATTGAAAAGTGCAGGTGCGCAAGGTATTTTAGTAATGCCAATAGAAAAAATCATTATGTAATTCAATTACATGCTGAACAATGATGAAAACATATAAATACAACGAATTAAGTGAAGCTGCTGTTTGGGGACTGGTTTCCAGAAATGCAGACAGCAATAACGAAATTCGCGGTGCTGTGGAAAATATTATTGCAGAAGTAAAAGCAAATGGTGATGACGCGCTAAAAGCTTTTGCCAGCAGATTTGATAAAGTAGAGCTAGACCAAATGTTTATTGGCAAGCAAGCGATTGCAGAACTAGCCAATAATATAGAGGAAGATGTAAAGCAAGCTATTACTGTAGCTTATCAAAATATCAGAAAGTTTCATGAGACACAAAGAGCTCGTGAAGAAAAAACAGAAACATCAGTCGGAGTAACCTGCTGGAGAGAAGTAAGGGCTATTGAAAAGGTAGGTTTATACATTCCGGGCGGTTCTGCAGTTTTACCAAGTACTTTTTTGATGTTGGGTATTCCTGCAAAAATTGCTGGCTGTAAAGAAATTGTAGTCTGCTCTCCTCCTCAGAAAAACGGATCTATAAATGGTTACGTGGCTTATGTAGCGCAATTGCTGGGTATCGAGAAAGTATATCTTGCTGGTGGTGCACAAGCTGTTGCCGCTATGGCTTACGGAACGGAAAGTATTCCTAAAGTAGATAAAATCTTT
This genomic interval from Pseudopedobacter saltans DSM 12145 contains the following:
- a CDS encoding L,D-transpeptidase family protein, with the translated sequence MKFKHIFILLSFTLFFLVSCKKYKHEEFGRSLSKAFKSKAYKDFDTAAYYSVFAEQLKKEIRQVHHPKWLNKIYSEEGNRLTLLGSFLLDGGLDSLSGHLSNSEVHGLNPVYFHSDDIANLLDSVKKTRFKKIEEIYPVLARLEILSADGLINYANILKYGAINPKKLYGRYFDSIERPDFIESQKMLEQMDLISFLRDLQPKNAVYTALQAEMQKGLSGDQKERIFLNLERLRWKISDFPEKFILVNIPEFKLRLYDNHKEALAMKVCVGATANPPYSKNGQNHETPVLSGTIDRMQINPVWNIPKSIAGKEIMTKLVENPSYLDESNMVAYDKSGAAVNAQSVDWSSASVDDYSFKQNPGSDNSLGRVKFIFYNPYAIYLHDTPAKQMFNEKNRAVSHGCVRVEQPLKLVDFLLNDQKESEKVKSEITGSDNESRWVKVKDPVKVYLAYYTAFADDKDGITWVDDVYGYDPKLKAALENYLPQTIN
- the hscA gene encoding Fe-S protein assembly chaperone HscA, producing MAKISINLATGSLQKEDIIVGIDLGTTNSLISFINPDNKPQVINDSGKGILVPSVIHFDENNTPVVGNEAKDFLISDPQNTIFSVKRLLGRSYKDIQNHEDYFSYKIIDDDNDESLVKIKIGENYYTPIDLSAVILSELKARAEHALKTKVNRAVITVPAYFNDSQRQATRDAGKLAGLDVLRIVNEPTAASLAYGIGLSPEEEKTIAVYDLGGGTFDISILKIQNGIFEVLSTHGNTFLGGDDFDRAIVDYWIKQNNLQENIPYQALRLKAEEAKKSFTHQNLFNEKIGDIFCAIDKQTFESLIADKVNETLISCKNALTDAGLQTSDIDEVIMVGGSTRTDLVKRKVAEFFEKEVNDAINPDEVVSLGAAIQADVLSGNRKDILLLDVTPLSLGIETMGGLMDTIIPRNSKIPTKAGRQYTTSVDGQVNMKISVYQGERDLVKENRKLAEFDLKGIPSMPAGFPKVDINFLLNADGILTVEAIELRSGVKQHIDVKPTYGLKDEEVEKMLLDSVLNAKDDVAQRMVIEARTEGEQMVYTAERFIEKNTNFLTKDEINETQRLIAALKNELGSNDKDKIHSAIDTLNEYTRPFAERLMDHAISHAMKGKSIE
- the hisG gene encoding ATP phosphoribosyltransferase; this translates as MKTLKIAIQKSGRLNEKSVELLKNCGLSFENYKSSLISSVSNFPLEILFLRDDDIPEYVQDGIADIGIVGENVIQETQVEVAYLQRLGFGKCKLKLAVPVDSSIKTVKDLEGKAIATSYPNILKNFLTKESINADIKMISGSVEIAPGLGLSDAIFDIVSTGGTLKNNGLKPFHDVISSEAILIGRKGEEDEELIQELIQRIQSVLRAKDNKYIVLNVERKNLEKVTALLPGVKSPSVIALADENWVAVHTVIPEKDFWDRINELKSAGAQGILVMPIEKIIM